The following are from one region of the Paracoccus sp. S3-43 genome:
- the aliA gene encoding cyclohexanecarboxylate-CoA ligase: MKFDAVLIEPRRARMEAEGLWPGKTLLDYFEECLAEKPDAPALTSIVVGAGIRTDLTWAQIDARAWRAAEGLRRLGLVKDDVLACQLPNSWEFIVLYIACRRLGVVFNPVMPIFREHELLFMLKHGEVKAFVVPKIFRHFDHEAMAEGMRPDLPDLRHIIVAGGAGPNSFDAALMEPALDDAPGLRETSARDRGDANDVCQLIYTSGTTGEPKGVMHTANTMYANLVAYSDRLHLGAGDIVLMASPMAHQTGFMYGFLMPVMLKARMVLMDSWDKALAARLIAEERVSFTMASTPFLMDLSAAVEEGGTDASSLRIFLCAGTAIPGPLVERAHAILGAKVISAWGMTENGAVTVVAPEDPDERSVHTDGRPLPGMELQIRGTDGKPVTAGHEGELYVRGCSNFGGYLKRPQWNNTDAEGWFDTGDIARMDEAGYIRICGRSKDVIIRGAENIPVVEVEALLYKHPAVQQVAIVAYPDDRLGERACAFVVPKPGQALDFAGMTAFLKEQHIAVQYVPERLEVRDRLPSTASGKIQKFALRNELRAEYEAAKKALAEQ, from the coding sequence ATGAAATTCGATGCTGTCCTGATCGAACCGCGCCGCGCCCGGATGGAGGCCGAGGGGTTGTGGCCCGGGAAGACGCTGCTCGACTATTTCGAGGAATGTCTGGCCGAAAAACCCGATGCGCCTGCGCTGACCAGCATCGTCGTCGGCGCCGGCATCCGCACGGATCTGACCTGGGCGCAGATCGACGCCCGCGCCTGGCGTGCGGCCGAGGGTCTGCGCCGGCTGGGCTTGGTCAAGGACGATGTTCTGGCCTGCCAGTTGCCGAATTCGTGGGAATTCATCGTTCTTTATATCGCCTGCCGCCGGCTGGGCGTAGTCTTCAACCCGGTGATGCCGATCTTCCGCGAGCACGAGCTGCTGTTCATGCTGAAGCACGGCGAGGTGAAGGCCTTCGTGGTGCCGAAGATCTTCCGCCATTTCGACCACGAGGCGATGGCCGAGGGGATGCGCCCCGACCTTCCCGATCTGCGCCACATCATCGTCGCGGGCGGCGCGGGGCCGAACAGTTTCGACGCGGCTCTGATGGAGCCGGCGCTGGACGACGCGCCGGGCCTGCGCGAGACCAGTGCCCGCGACCGGGGCGACGCCAACGATGTCTGCCAGCTGATCTACACCTCGGGTACCACGGGCGAGCCCAAGGGCGTGATGCACACCGCCAACACGATGTATGCGAACCTGGTGGCCTATTCCGACCGGCTGCATCTCGGGGCCGGGGACATCGTTCTGATGGCCTCGCCGATGGCGCACCAGACCGGCTTCATGTATGGCTTCCTGATGCCCGTGATGCTGAAGGCCCGGATGGTCCTGATGGACAGCTGGGATAAGGCGCTGGCCGCGAGGCTGATCGCGGAGGAGCGGGTGAGCTTCACCATGGCCTCCACCCCGTTCCTGATGGACCTGTCCGCAGCGGTGGAGGAGGGCGGCACCGACGCCTCGTCGCTGCGCATCTTCCTCTGCGCCGGCACCGCGATCCCCGGCCCGCTGGTCGAGCGCGCCCATGCGATCCTGGGCGCCAAGGTGATCTCGGCTTGGGGGATGACCGAAAACGGCGCCGTCACTGTCGTCGCCCCCGAGGATCCCGACGAACGCTCGGTTCATACCGACGGCCGGCCGCTGCCGGGCATGGAGTTGCAGATCCGCGGCACCGACGGCAAGCCGGTGACGGCCGGCCACGAGGGCGAGCTTTACGTCCGGGGCTGTTCCAACTTCGGCGGCTATCTGAAGCGTCCGCAGTGGAACAACACCGACGCCGAAGGCTGGTTCGACACCGGCGACATCGCCCGTATGGACGAGGCGGGCTATATCCGCATCTGCGGCCGCTCCAAGGATGTGATCATCCGTGGCGCCGAGAACATCCCCGTGGTCGAGGTCGAGGCGCTGCTCTACAAGCACCCCGCCGTGCAGCAGGTCGCCATCGTCGCCTATCCCGACGATCGGCTGGGCGAACGGGCCTGCGCCTTCGTCGTGCCCAAACCGGGCCAAGCCCTCGACTTCGCCGGGATGACGGCCTTCCTCAAGGAGCAGCACATCGCGGTGCAATACGTGCCCGAGCGGCTTGAAGTTCGCGACAGGCTGCCCTCCACCGCCTCGGGCAAGATCCAGAAATTCGCGCTGCGCAACGAACTCCGCGCCGAATACGAGGCGGCGAAGAAGGCGCTGGCAGAGCAATGA
- a CDS encoding SDR family oxidoreductase: MTGIAGPRAVVTGAGGPMGRAVARRLVAAGAKALALTDISGTRLAETVAMLTAEHADLRLQSLRGDATVASEAEAFAAMVLDSFGGADVLVNTVGGIRSPRLYTPFLEMDEAQFRATFDLNLMGNFHLTRAFAQGMVDRGLGRIVNFATVVFGGEAGQADYAAAKAATASLTRSLAAELAPAVTVNAVAPGLTRTSVTQNMPEAEAARLTALAFNRRMAEPEEIAEAVAFFASDAARFVTGEIMAVSGGIHPHL; encoded by the coding sequence ATGACCGGGATCGCGGGGCCTCGGGCGGTCGTGACGGGGGCGGGCGGTCCGATGGGCCGCGCCGTCGCCCGGCGGCTGGTCGCGGCGGGGGCCAAGGCTTTGGCGCTGACCGACATTTCCGGCACCCGACTTGCCGAAACCGTGGCGATGCTGACCGCCGAACATGCGGACCTGCGGCTCCAGTCGCTGCGCGGCGACGCGACGGTGGCCTCCGAGGCGGAAGCCTTCGCGGCGATGGTGCTGGACAGTTTCGGCGGGGCGGATGTGCTGGTCAACACGGTGGGCGGCATCCGCTCGCCCCGGCTCTACACCCCGTTCCTTGAGATGGACGAGGCGCAGTTCCGCGCCACCTTCGATCTGAACCTGATGGGCAACTTCCACCTGACCCGCGCCTTCGCGCAGGGGATGGTGGACCGTGGCCTCGGCCGGATCGTCAATTTCGCCACCGTGGTCTTCGGCGGCGAGGCGGGACAGGCGGATTACGCCGCCGCCAAGGCCGCAACCGCATCGCTGACGCGCAGCCTCGCCGCCGAACTGGCGCCCGCCGTAACGGTGAATGCGGTGGCGCCGGGCCTGACCCGCACCTCCGTCACCCAAAACATGCCGGAGGCGGAGGCCGCGCGGCTGACCGCGCTGGCCTTCAACCGCCGCATGGCCGAACCGGAGGAGATCGCCGAGGCGGTCGCCTTCTTCGCCTCGGACGCCGCCCGTTTCGTGACGGGTGAGATCATGGCCGTCTCGGGCGGCATCCACCCGCATCTCTGA
- a CDS encoding 3-hydroxyacyl-CoA dehydrogenase NAD-binding domain-containing protein, whose protein sequence is MTEAVHLSLADGIALITIDNPPVNVTSRAVREGLVAALDAAEAAGAGRVVLTGAGKTFVAGADAKEFSAPPQPPHLPDIVNRIEGFPVPVVAAINGAALGGGLELALACAARVAAPGATLGLPEVTLGVVPGAGGTQRLPRLVGLDQALSLIPEGRVIGAVEALRIGLVDAVEEDPVAAARAMALPDRPATGLRPAPQLQPEAFDNALRSAAKRSLRQIAPVRAIELIEASTRLPLSEGLAQERATFLDLKTGDQAAALRHVFFAERAAQGQGRSGGAVIASAVVVGGGTMGAGIAYALAQVGITVTLVETDTAAVERARANVARLYTEAVARGKSSSDAAEAALAARHSFHAGYDGLPPVDIAIEAVFEDLEVKRRVFATLDAALPETTILATNTSYLDPNRIAEGLRNPGRFLGLHFFSPAHVMKLVEVIRARDTTGDTLATALRLAGRLKKIPVLAGVCDGFIGNRILTRYRQACDVMLIEGALPAQVDAAMRGFGMAMGPYEVQDLSGLDIAYANRKRLGWKTKPGFRYIPIADRIVEETGRLGRKTGAGWYDYLDGKASASVLIDRIVAEESAGAGIARRDFADDEIVARATAAMVEEGFRILSEGIAERSADLDLVLVHGYGFPRWRGGPMHWAGRTGLTEILRRIERYAAEDPLSWAVPDLLARAVAEGKTPEDL, encoded by the coding sequence ATGACCGAAGCGGTTCATCTTTCCCTCGCCGACGGCATCGCGCTGATCACCATCGACAACCCGCCGGTGAATGTCACCTCGCGCGCGGTGCGCGAGGGGCTGGTCGCGGCGCTGGATGCGGCCGAGGCGGCGGGGGCGGGCCGCGTGGTGCTGACCGGAGCAGGCAAGACCTTCGTCGCGGGGGCGGATGCGAAGGAATTCTCCGCCCCGCCGCAGCCGCCGCACCTGCCCGACATCGTGAACCGGATCGAGGGTTTTCCGGTGCCGGTCGTGGCCGCGATCAATGGCGCGGCGCTTGGCGGCGGGCTGGAACTGGCGCTGGCTTGCGCGGCGCGGGTGGCCGCGCCCGGGGCGACGCTGGGGCTACCCGAGGTGACGCTGGGTGTCGTGCCCGGCGCGGGCGGCACACAGCGGCTGCCGCGTCTGGTCGGGCTGGACCAGGCGCTGTCGCTGATCCCCGAGGGCCGGGTGATCGGCGCGGTCGAGGCGCTGAGGATTGGGCTGGTCGATGCGGTGGAGGAGGACCCGGTTGCCGCCGCGCGCGCGATGGCCCTCCCGGATCGCCCCGCCACCGGCCTGCGGCCCGCCCCGCAGTTGCAGCCCGAAGCCTTCGACAATGCGCTGAGATCTGCCGCGAAACGCAGCCTCCGGCAGATCGCGCCCGTCAGGGCCATCGAACTGATCGAGGCGTCGACCCGCCTGCCGCTGTCAGAGGGGCTGGCGCAGGAACGTGCGACCTTCCTCGACCTCAAGACCGGCGATCAGGCGGCGGCCTTGCGGCATGTCTTCTTCGCCGAGCGCGCCGCACAGGGGCAGGGGCGCAGCGGCGGGGCCGTGATCGCCTCTGCGGTGGTCGTCGGCGGCGGCACCATGGGGGCGGGTATCGCCTATGCGCTGGCGCAGGTGGGCATCACGGTGACGCTGGTCGAAACCGATACGGCCGCGGTCGAACGGGCGCGCGCGAATGTCGCGAGGCTCTATACCGAGGCCGTGGCGCGCGGCAAATCCTCCTCCGACGCGGCCGAAGCCGCGCTGGCCGCGCGCCATTCCTTTCATGCGGGCTATGACGGCCTGCCCCCGGTGGACATCGCCATCGAGGCGGTGTTCGAGGATCTGGAGGTCAAGCGCCGGGTCTTTGCCACGCTGGATGCCGCGCTGCCGGAAACCACCATTCTGGCGACCAACACCTCTTACCTCGATCCGAACCGTATCGCCGAAGGGCTGCGCAATCCGGGCCGCTTCCTGGGGCTGCATTTCTTCAGCCCGGCGCATGTGATGAAGCTGGTCGAGGTGATCCGGGCGCGGGACACCACCGGGGATACGCTGGCCACCGCGCTTCGGCTGGCCGGTCGGCTGAAGAAGATCCCGGTGCTTGCCGGAGTCTGCGACGGGTTCATCGGCAACCGTATCCTGACCCGCTATCGCCAGGCCTGCGACGTGATGCTGATCGAAGGCGCGCTGCCCGCGCAGGTCGATGCGGCGATGCGCGGCTTCGGCATGGCGATGGGGCCTTACGAGGTGCAGGACCTGTCCGGCCTCGACATCGCCTATGCGAACCGCAAGCGGTTGGGATGGAAGACGAAACCCGGTTTCCGCTATATTCCCATCGCCGACCGGATCGTCGAGGAAACCGGGCGCCTCGGCCGCAAGACCGGCGCCGGCTGGTATGATTATCTTGACGGCAAGGCCAGCGCCTCGGTCCTGATCGACCGGATCGTGGCCGAGGAATCCGCCGGGGCCGGCATCGCGCGGCGCGACTTTGCGGATGACGAGATCGTCGCCCGCGCCACCGCCGCCATGGTCGAGGAAGGCTTCCGTATCCTGTCCGAAGGCATCGCCGAACGCTCGGCCGACCTCGACCTGGTGCTGGTCCATGGCTACGGCTTCCCGCGTTGGCGCGGCGGGCCGATGCACTGGGCGGGCCGCACCGGCCTGACCGAAATCCTGCGGCGGATCGAGCGCTATGCCGCCGAAGACCCGCTGTCCTGGGCCGTGCCCGACCTGCTGGCCCGCGCCGTGGCCGAGGGCAAGACCCCCGAAGACCTGTGA
- the pcaF gene encoding 3-oxoadipyl-CoA thiolase: protein MIDAFICDYIRTPIGRYGGALAPVRPDDLAALPLAALLTRNPGLDPSAVEEVWFGCANQAGEDNRNVARMALLLAGLPETVPGVTVNRLCGSGLEAVAAAARAVQSGDMDLAIAGGVESMTRAPFVMPKAGAAWARATEVHDTTIGWRFVNPRMQAQYGTESMPETAQNLADEHGISREDQDAFALRSQEKVAAAQANGRLAQEILPVTVALGRGKTVEVAQDEHPRATTLADLARLKPITRPDGSVTAGNASGVNDGAAALIVASAAAVKRHGLTPRARIVGGASAGVAPRVMGYGPVPAVRKLLEKAGIGLDALALIELNEAFAAQALAVLRGLGLADDDPRVNPNGGAIALGHPLGMSGARIAGSAALDLSQGSGRFALATMCIGVGQGAALLLERV from the coding sequence ATGATCGACGCTTTCATCTGCGACTATATCCGCACGCCCATCGGCCGCTACGGCGGGGCGCTGGCCCCGGTGCGGCCCGACGACTTGGCCGCACTGCCGCTGGCGGCCCTTCTGACGCGCAACCCCGGCCTCGACCCTTCGGCGGTCGAGGAGGTCTGGTTCGGCTGCGCCAACCAGGCGGGAGAGGACAACCGCAACGTCGCGCGCATGGCGCTGCTGCTGGCAGGTCTGCCCGAGACGGTGCCGGGGGTGACGGTGAACCGGCTCTGCGGCTCGGGGCTGGAGGCGGTCGCGGCGGCCGCCCGCGCCGTGCAGTCGGGCGACATGGATCTGGCCATCGCCGGCGGGGTGGAGAGCATGACCCGCGCGCCCTTCGTGATGCCCAAGGCGGGGGCCGCCTGGGCCCGCGCGACCGAGGTGCATGACACCACCATCGGCTGGCGCTTCGTCAACCCGCGGATGCAGGCGCAATACGGGACCGAGTCCATGCCGGAAACCGCGCAGAACCTGGCCGATGAACACGGCATCAGCCGCGAGGATCAGGATGCCTTCGCCTTGCGCTCGCAGGAAAAGGTGGCGGCGGCACAGGCAAACGGTCGGCTGGCCCAGGAAATCCTGCCGGTGACGGTGGCTCTTGGGCGCGGCAAGACTGTCGAGGTGGCGCAGGACGAACACCCGCGCGCCACCACGCTGGCCGATCTGGCGAGGCTGAAGCCGATCACCCGCCCCGATGGATCGGTCACGGCCGGCAATGCCTCGGGCGTGAACGACGGCGCGGCGGCGCTGATCGTGGCCTCCGCCGCGGCGGTCAAACGGCATGGCCTGACGCCCCGCGCGCGCATCGTCGGCGGCGCCTCGGCGGGCGTCGCGCCGCGGGTGATGGGCTACGGCCCGGTGCCTGCGGTGCGCAAGCTGCTGGAGAAGGCCGGCATCGGCCTCGACGCGCTGGCGCTGATCGAATTGAACGAGGCCTTCGCCGCGCAGGCGCTGGCCGTGCTGCGCGGCCTGGGCCTTGCCGATGACGACCCGCGCGTGAACCCCAATGGCGGCGCCATCGCCCTTGGCCATCCGCTGGGCATGTCGGGCGCCCGCATCGCCGGCTCGGCCGCGCTGGACCTGTCGCAGGGCAGCGGCCGGTTCGCGCTGGCCACGATGTGCATCGGCGTCGGCCAGGGCGCGGCGCTGCTTCTTGAACGTGTTTGA
- a CDS encoding acyl-CoA dehydrogenase: protein MTDKPKLKPKDAPDLGRFDWEDAFRLDGQLTEDERMLRDAARSFSQEKLQPRVIRAFAEEETDPAIFREMGEMGLLGVTVPAEYGGLGASYVSYGLIAREVERVDSGYRSMMSVQSSLVMYPIYAYGSEEQRRKYLPKLASGEWIGCFGLTEPDAGSDPAGMKTTAKKSASGYVLNGTKTWISNAPIADVFVVWAKSEAHGGRIRGFVLEKGTKGLSAPKIGGKLSLRASITGEIVMDDVEVGEDALLPHVEGLKGPFGCLNRARYGISWGVLGAAEFCFHAARQYGLDRRQFGRPLANTQIYQLKLADMLTEISLGLQASLQVGRLLDDANAAPEMVSIVKRNNCGKALEIARIARDMHGGNGISEEFQVIRHMVNLETVNTYEGTHDVHALILGRAITGLQAFY from the coding sequence ATGACCGATAAACCGAAACTCAAACCGAAAGACGCGCCCGATCTCGGCCGTTTCGATTGGGAAGACGCCTTCCGGCTGGATGGGCAACTGACCGAGGACGAGCGGATGCTGCGCGACGCGGCGCGCAGTTTCTCGCAGGAGAAGCTGCAACCGCGCGTCATCAGGGCCTTCGCCGAAGAGGAAACCGATCCGGCGATCTTCCGTGAGATGGGCGAGATGGGCCTCTTGGGCGTGACGGTGCCGGCGGAATACGGCGGGCTGGGGGCGAGCTATGTCTCCTACGGCCTGATCGCCCGCGAGGTAGAGCGGGTGGACAGCGGCTATCGCAGCATGATGTCGGTGCAGTCCAGCCTGGTGATGTATCCGATCTATGCCTACGGGTCCGAGGAGCAGCGCCGGAAATATCTGCCGAAACTGGCGAGCGGCGAATGGATCGGCTGCTTCGGCCTGACCGAACCCGACGCGGGCTCGGATCCGGCGGGGATGAAGACCACGGCGAAGAAGTCGGCGAGCGGCTATGTGCTGAACGGCACGAAGACGTGGATCTCGAACGCGCCCATCGCCGATGTCTTCGTGGTCTGGGCGAAATCCGAGGCGCATGGCGGCAGGATCCGCGGCTTCGTGCTGGAGAAGGGCACCAAGGGCCTCTCGGCACCGAAAATCGGCGGCAAGCTCTCGCTCCGCGCCTCGATCACCGGCGAGATCGTGATGGACGATGTCGAGGTCGGTGAGGACGCGCTGTTGCCGCATGTCGAGGGGCTGAAGGGTCCGTTCGGCTGCCTCAACCGCGCCCGGTATGGCATTTCCTGGGGCGTCCTCGGCGCGGCCGAGTTCTGCTTCCACGCCGCGCGGCAGTATGGCCTGGACCGCAGGCAGTTCGGGCGGCCGCTGGCCAACACGCAGATCTACCAACTGAAGCTGGCGGACATGCTGACGGAGATCAGCCTTGGCCTTCAGGCATCCTTGCAGGTCGGGCGGCTTCTGGACGACGCGAATGCAGCACCCGAGATGGTATCCATCGTCAAGCGCAACAACTGTGGCAAGGCGCTGGAGATTGCCCGCATCGCCCGCGACATGCACGGCGGCAACGGCATTTCCGAAGAATTCCAGGTGATCCGCCACATGGTCAACCTTGAAACCGTCAACACCTATGAAGGCACCCATGACGTCCACGCCCTGATCCTGGGCCGTGCGATCACCGGCCTTCAGGCTTTTTATTGA
- a CDS encoding electron transfer flavoprotein subunit beta/FixA family protein, translating into MKVLVPVKRVVDYNVKVRVKADGTGVDLANVKMSMNPFDEIAVEEAIRLKEKGAASEIVVVSIGVKQAQETLRTALAMGADRAILIEAAADVHTDIEPLAVAKLLAAVVKEEAPGLVLAGKQAIDNDMNATGQMLAALLGWAQGTFASELAIEGDHAKVTREVDGGLQTISVKLPAIVTVDLRLNEPRYASLPNIMKAKAKPLATKTPADYGVDVSPRLTVVKTVEPAGRKAGVRVGSVDELIAKLKDEAGVI; encoded by the coding sequence ATGAAGGTATTGGTGCCTGTAAAACGGGTGGTCGACTACAACGTGAAGGTTCGCGTGAAGGCGGACGGGACGGGTGTCGATCTTGCGAATGTGAAGATGTCAATGAACCCCTTTGACGAGATCGCGGTCGAAGAGGCGATCCGTCTGAAGGAAAAGGGCGCGGCGTCCGAGATCGTGGTGGTCTCCATCGGAGTGAAGCAGGCGCAGGAAACCCTGCGGACCGCGTTGGCGATGGGTGCCGACCGAGCGATCCTCATCGAGGCGGCGGCCGACGTGCATACCGACATCGAACCGCTGGCGGTGGCGAAGCTGCTGGCTGCGGTGGTGAAAGAAGAGGCCCCGGGTCTGGTGCTGGCCGGCAAGCAGGCCATCGACAACGACATGAACGCCACCGGCCAGATGCTGGCGGCGCTGCTCGGCTGGGCGCAGGGCACCTTTGCCTCGGAACTGGCGATCGAGGGCGACCATGCCAAGGTCACCCGCGAGGTGGACGGCGGGCTGCAGACGATCAGCGTCAAGCTGCCCGCAATCGTCACCGTCGACCTGCGGCTGAACGAGCCGCGCTATGCCTCGCTGCCAAACATCATGAAGGCCAAGGCCAAGCCGTTGGCGACCAAGACGCCCGCCGACTACGGCGTGGACGTGAGCCCGCGGCTGACCGTGGTGAAGACGGTGGAACCGGCGGGCCGCAAGGCCGGGGTCCGGGTCGGCTCGGTGGACGAGCTGATTGCGAAACTGAAAGACGAAGCGGGGGTGATCTGA
- a CDS encoding electron transfer flavoprotein subunit alpha/FixB family protein, with protein sequence MAVLLLADVNDGQLATDSVAKAVDAVKGLGEVHLLVAGPDAAAGEAAQLDGVAKVLKAADGAYDHGLAESISALIVSLAGNYSHICGAATAYCKNVMPRVAALLDVMVVSDVTAVTDADTFERPIYAGNAIQTVKSADAKKVFTVRTANFTAVGDGGSAAVEAVSGPSGDGLSSWVEDKVAASDRPELTSAKIVVSGGRGVGSKESFDIIEALADKLNAAVGASRAAVDSGFAPNDWQVGQTGKVVAPQLYIACGISGAIQHLAGMKDSKVIVAINKDEEAPIFQIADYGLVGDLFTLVPELTGKL encoded by the coding sequence ATGGCCGTTCTTCTTCTTGCCGATGTGAATGACGGGCAGCTTGCCACCGACTCGGTGGCCAAGGCCGTCGATGCCGTGAAGGGTCTGGGCGAGGTCCACCTGCTGGTGGCCGGCCCCGACGCCGCCGCTGGCGAGGCGGCGCAGCTGGACGGCGTGGCCAAGGTGCTGAAGGCCGCCGACGGCGCCTATGACCACGGGCTGGCCGAGTCGATCTCGGCGCTGATCGTGTCGCTGGCCGGCAACTACAGCCATATCTGCGGCGCGGCGACGGCCTATTGCAAGAACGTGATGCCCCGCGTGGCCGCCCTTCTGGACGTGATGGTGGTCTCGGATGTCACCGCGGTGACCGACGCCGACACCTTCGAGCGGCCGATCTATGCCGGCAACGCGATCCAGACCGTGAAGTCGGCCGACGCGAAGAAGGTCTTCACCGTGCGGACGGCGAACTTCACCGCCGTGGGAGATGGCGGTTCGGCTGCGGTCGAGGCGGTCTCCGGGCCTTCGGGCGACGGGCTGTCTTCCTGGGTCGAGGACAAGGTCGCGGCCTCGGACCGGCCGGAACTGACCTCGGCCAAGATCGTGGTCTCGGGCGGCCGCGGGGTGGGGTCGAAGGAGAGCTTCGACATCATCGAGGCGCTGGCCGACAAGCTGAACGCCGCCGTGGGCGCCTCGCGTGCCGCGGTCGATTCGGGCTTTGCGCCGAACGACTGGCAGGTGGGTCAGACCGGCAAGGTGGTGGCGCCGCAGCTTTACATCGCCTGCGGCATCTCGGGCGCGATCCAGCATCTGGCGGGGATGAAGGACTCGAAAGTCATCGTCGCCATCAACAAGGACGAAGAGGCCCCGATCTTCCAGATCGCCGACTACGGCTTGGTCGGAGACCTGTTCACGCTGGTGCCCGAACTGACGGGCAAACTTTGA